The genomic segment GGAGGCCACGATGCGTTTGAAGGACAAGGTCGCTCTCGTCACCGGCGCGAGCCGCGGAATCGGCTTCGCGAGCTCGGTCGCGCTCGCGAAGGAGGGCGCGACGATCGTGGGCACCGCGCGCACGGCGAAGGACCTCGAGGCGCTCGAGAAGCAGGTCACGTCCGCGGGCGGGAAGGCGAAGATGTTCGCCGGCGACGCGACGAAGAGCGCCGACGTCGCGGCGGCGGTGAAGGGGACGATCGACGCATTCGGGCGCATCGATATTCTCGTCAATAACGTCGGAATCGGTGGATACCGCCCGTTCCTCGACTGGACGGAGGAGGACTACGACCGGATCATGGCGACGAACGCGAAGTCGACGTGGCTCTTCTCGAAGGAGGTCATCCCGCACATGCTGAAGCAGGGCGGCGGCAACATCGTGAACCTCTCGAGCGTCGCCGGCCTCCAGGGGTATCCGAGCGAGGGGATCTACTGCATGTCGAAGTTCGCGCAGGTCGCGCTCGCGCAGTCGCTCGATCGCGAGTTTTACCAGAAGAACATCAAGGTGAGCCTCGTCTGCCCCGGAGGGGTCGAGACCCACTTCGCGATCGGCGACGGCCGCACCTACGACGGCGCGAACATGAAGGGCTTCTCGACCGCGGAGGACGTCGCGGAGGCGGTCGTCCTCGCCGTCCTCCCGCGCGATCGCACCCGCGTCGTGAACGTGATCCTCCGCCCGATGAACGAGATGACGTGAGACGACGGCTCGCTTCCTTCTTCTTCGCCGCGGCCGTGCTCGCAGCGTGCAAGTCCGCGCGCCCGCCCGAGGCGAAGCCGGCGTGGTGCGAGCGCGTCCGCGCGACGGCGGACGCGAGCGGCGATCTCACCGGCCGGGAGAACACGGCCGAGCGCGTGCTCAAGGTGAAGAAGGACATCCAGATCGAGGCGCTCGGCTGCGGCGCCGGCTGGGTCGGGGTCGGGTACGACCCGATCATGTCCGCCGTCGTCGCGGGCCGCGAGCTCCCCGCCGGGCCGGGCCTCGTCGATCCGAACGATCGCGCGCACACGCTCATCGTGTTCCTGAGCGGCGACGCGCCGCTCCCGGTCGCGAACCCGCTCTACGTCGACGGCGTGCGCGTCTACTTCATCGGCGACGAGCTCACGCCGCCGCGACCGGAGCAGCCGGTCCCGGAGACCGCGGCGCCCCCTGCGCCGAGCCGCGGCGCGTGGTGCCGCGACGTGCCGCTCACGGCCGATCCGGCGGGGGACGAGACGGGGAAGAGCAACACGCAGGAGCGCGTGCTCTACGTGAAGAACAAGATCCAGAGCGCGATGCTCGCGTGCGCGGGCGTGAACGGCATCAGCATGACGCCGGCCGACGCGGCGCGCGCGGTCCTCGAGGGCAAGCCGCCGCTCGAGAAGGCGGTCGACCCGAACGCGCCCGTCTACGCGATCACGGTCGCGCTCGACAACGACGCGCCGAAGCCGGTCGCGAACCCGCTCTTCATCGAGGGCGTCCGCGTCTACTTCCTCGTCGGCCGGCTCTGATCGGCTCTCGTCAGCTCTCGTCGCCGAGGCGCTGCTTCGCCGCGAGGAGCGTGTTCTCGAGGAGGCACGCGATCGTCATCGGGCCGACGCCGCCGGGGACGGGCGTGATCGCGCCGGCGCGCTCGGCCGCCTCGGCGTAGGCGACGTCGCCGACGAGCTTGGTCTTCGCCGGATCGTCGGGGCGCGCGACGCGGTTCATGCCGACGTCGATCACGGTCGCGCCCGGCTTCACCCAGTCGCCCTTCACCATCTCGGCGCGGCCGACCGCGACGACGAGCACGTCGGCCTCGCGGCACACCGCGGCGAGGTCCTTCGTCTTCGAGTGCGCGATCGTCACCGTCGCGTTCGCCTGGAGGAGGAGCTGTCCCATCGGCTTGCCGACGATGTTCGATCGGCCGACGACGACCGCGCGCGCGCCTTCGAGCTTCGTCCCCGCGAGCGCGATGAGCTTCATCGATCCGCGCGGCGTGCACGGCACGAGCGCAGGGCGCCCCGACGCGAGGAGGCCCGCGTTGGTGGGGTGGAAGCCGTCGACGTCCTTGTCCGCGCGCACGGCGTCGAGGACACGTTGCTCTTTGATCTGCTTCGGCAGCGGGAGCTGGACCAGGATGCCGTCCACCGTGTCGTCGCCGTTCAGGCGATCGAGGAGGGCGAGGAGATCGCTCTCGGTGGTGGAGCCGGGCAGGGTGTGGAGCTTGCCGCGGATCCCGACCTCGAGCGCGGCCTTCTCTTTGTTGCGGGTGTAGACCTGGCTCGCCGGATCGTCGCCGACGAGCACGACCTCGAGGCCGGGCGCGCGCCCGTGCTTCGCGACGAACGACTGAACGCCCTTCGCGACGTCGGCGCGAACGGACTCTGCGAGCTTCTTCCCATCGAGGATCGTGGCGGCCATCGCCGCGCACTCTAGTCGCTCGTCACTTCAGCGTCAGCACGATGTCGTCGACGACGAGGCAGTGGCCCGGGCCGGCTTGCTGCATGCCGACGCGCGCGGTCACGCCGGCGCCGGCGGTGACGCTCGCGCCGCCGTTCTGCGCGAACGCGACCGACGTGAACTCGGCGCCGACGCTGCGCGAGATGGCGCTGTTGTTCCCGCCGGACCGAACGCCCACCGTCGCGGAGGACGGTCCGCTCTCGCTCCAGCGCCGCGCGAACATCGCGACGGCGGCCTTGCCCGCGCGCGGCGCGGCGACGGTGCGCTCGAGGAAGACGTCGCCGCCCGTCGTCGCGCAGATCATGCACGAGCCGCCGCCCGCGGAGTGTGTCTCCGGCAGCGCGTTGACGATCCCGGCGCCGGTGAGCGTCCAGTCGTTGCAGCCGCTCGCGAACGTCTCGTCGAGGAGGGGAGCGTCGGCGGGGTCGGGGGTGCCGGAGGACGAGGACGATGAAGACGACGATGACGACGATGTCGATGAGGTCGATGAAGACGTGGAGCTTCCTCCGGACGAGGAGCCGGACGACGCCGACGATCCCGGCGGCGCGCTCCCGGAGGAGCTCGACGCGGACGTCGAGGTGGTGGCGTCGGTCGTGTCGCCGCCGCTGTAGCCGTCGAGGTCCGTCGTCACCGAGCACGCGAGCGCGAGCGCCGCGACGACCGTGACGAGGGAGCCCGCGACGAGGCGCACCCGTTCAGCTTAGCTTGAAGACGCGGGCGAGGATGCGATCGAGGTGGTCGAGGTCTTCGTAGGGAATGGTGACCTCACCCTTGCTCCCGTCGGCGCTCTTGGGAGCGAGGACCACCTTGGTGCCGGCCGCGCGCGTCATGCGCTGCTCGAGGTCGCGGACCGCGGCGGTCTTCCCCGGCGCCTTGCCGCCGCCGGCCTTGCCGCCTTTCTTCGCGCCGCGGACGAGGGCCTCGGCGGCGCGGACGTTGAGGCGTCCGCGGACGACCTTTTCCGCGAGATCTTCGATCTTCCCGGGATCCGCGCCGAGGAGCGCGCGCGCGTGGCCCTCGGTGAGGTCGCCGGCGATGACGCGCGATCGCACGCTCGGGGGGAGCTTCAGGAGGCGGAGCGAGTTCGCGATCGTGGTGCGGTCCTTGCCGAGCCGGGTCGCGAGGGCTTCTTGGGTGTAGCCGTGCTCCTTGACGAGGCGGTCGAACGACTCGGCGAGCTCGACGGGGTTCAGATCCTCGCGCTGGACGTTCTCGATGATCGCGAGCTCGAAGGCGTACTTCGGCGTGACGTCCTTCACGACGACGAGGACGTCCTTGAGGCCCGCTTTCTGCGACGCGCGCCACCGCCGCTCGCCGGCGATGATCTCGAACTTCTCCTGGTTCGGGATGCGGCGGACGACGAGGGGCTCGAGGACGCCGTGCTCCTTGATCGACGCGGCGAGCTCCTCGAGCTTCTCCTTCGCGAAGTGCTGGCGCGGCTGTCCCTTCTGCGGGACGAGCTTCTCGATCGGGACGGTGAAGACCGTGCGGTCGCCGTTGTCGGTGCGGCTCGTCTTCTCGGCGTTGCGCGGCGGCGCGGAGGGGAGGAGCGCGTCGAGGCCGCGTCCGAGCGCGCGCGGCTTCGTGGGTGCGGGCTTCGCCGCCGCCATCAACGCGCCGCCTTCTTCTTCGGCGTGGAGGTCGCGCCGCGCTTGTGGCGGGAGAGGAGCTCCTTCGCGAGCGCGAGGTAGCCCTGCGCGCCCTTCGACGAGGCGTCGTAGAGGAGGACGGGCTTGCCGTGGGAGGGGGCCTCGGAGAGGCGGACGTTGCGCGGGATGACGGCGTCGAACACGAAGAAGTGCTTCTTCACCTCGTCCGCGACCTGGTGCGCGAGGTTGTTGCGCGGGTCGAACATCGTGAGGACGACGCCAAGGACGTCGAGGTCCTTGTTCATGCCGTTCTTCACGCGATCGATCGTGGCCATCAGGTGGGTGAGGCCTTCGAGCGCGAAGTACTCGCACTGGAGCGGGACGAGGACGGAGCTCGTCGCCGCGAGCGCGTTGAGCGTGAGGAGGCCGAGCGACGGCGGGCAGTCGATGAAGACGTAGTCGTAGTCGCCGAGCACCGGGTCGAGCGCGTCCTTCAGCTTCGTGGCGCGCTTCGGATCGTCGACGAGCTCGATCTCCGCGGCGACGAGGTCCTGCGTCGCGGGGGCGACGAAGAGGGTAGGGACGTCGGTCTGCACGACGACGTCGGCGAGCTCGGACTGTCCGATGAGGACGTCGTAGACCGTGCGCTCCTGCGTGCCCGGTCGCACGCCGACCGCGGAGCTCGCGTTGCCTTGCGGGTCCATGTCGACGAGGAGCGTCCGCCGCTCCGCCGCGGCGACGCTCGCGGCGAGGTTCACCGCGGTCGTCGTCTTCCCGACGCCGCCCTTCTGGTTGACGACGCAGATGACGTGGCAGTCGCTTCGCTGACGCATGCCGGAGGGCCGAGAGGTTTAGACCGTCCACGAAAATCGCGAACGCTTTTTTGGACGCGCCCCTCCCGCGATGTAGGGTGTACCCAGATGTAGGCAAACGTAGGCGCCGCCAAGGGGCGGAGCGCGTTGCGCCCAAGGAGTCAGCCATGCAGGGAAGCGAGCCGGGCCCCCGCGAAAGCGGCCGCCCCAGCGGTTGCGAAGCACCCCCCGCCCCCGGGCCCCATGTCCACGGGGTTGGGCCCGTGCAGGGAAGCGAGCCGGGCCCCCGCGAAAGCGGCCGCCCCAGCGGTCGCGAAGCACCCTCCACCTTCGGGCCCCATGTCCACGGGGTTGGGCCTGGGCCCGTGCAGGGAAGCGAGCCGGGCCCCCGCGAAAGCGGCCGCCCCAGCGGTTGCGAAGCAACCCCCGTCTTCGGGGGCCGTGTTCGCGGGGTGGGGGTGTCGGGGGCGAAGCCCCTGACCATGAGTGGAGTGGGGGTGTCGGGGGCGAAGCCCCTGACCATGATGAAAGACATCCTCGCCGCGTCCAGCGACGAGAGCACCGATCGCATCCTCGCCGCGGCCTTCTTTCGCAAGCGTCCGCTCCAGGCGGGGACGACTCCGAACGTGATCCTTCTCGCGGACCGGAAGCGGCCGCGGGTGACGACGACGACGACCAGCTTTCTTGGAGGCGACCGATGACTGTTCCGAAGAGCTACCGCAGCATGCAGGAATTCGAGCGCGAGGCCATCCGCCCCGACTTGAAGTACGGCTTCTCGCTCGACGATTTGATGCAAGACACGACCTTCGAGGGCTCCGACCTGCTCTTCGACGACACGGTCGACGAGTACGACCCGGATCAAGAAGACGACGACGATTACTGAGGACGGCTCTGCCCCTCACGGCCGCTTAGACTTCTTCGCTTGAACGACTGCCCTGGGGCCTCTTGCCCGGGGCTTTCGTGTTTCAAGCGGCCTTGGTGAAGTGCGGGGTCGCCATCATGAGCTCGGCGCGGATCTGGCCGAACGCGCGCGCCATCTCGCGCGTCACCGGGTTCGCCTCCGCCCTCTCCGTCAGGAGCGGGCCCGCGATGACGTCGAGCGCGTCGAGCGCGCGCGGCGCGAGGGAGCAAAGCCGCATCGTCTCCTCCGCCGGCGGGAGGTCCCGCTGCTCGTTCCGTTCGAGCTCGCGCGCGAGGAACGCGCAGTAGGCGCCGAGGTCCTCGACCAGGTCGGAGCCCGCGCTCTCCCAGAGGGCGGTCGCGGCGTCGACGACCGCCCGCTCGAGCGGATCCCACACCGACGTCGCGCCGTTCTTGCGGCTCGCGCGGAGCACGCGGCGCTCGCCGAAGGAGCGCAGGGTCATGTGGTCGATGCGCTCGCGGAGGAGCTCGCGCGAAGGGTGGGCCGGCGGAGGGGCGGTCGTGGCGGTGACATCGGACATGATGGCCGAGGTCGATGCGAGCGGCGTGCCGAGCGGCGAGCGTCACGAACATGACGGGGCGGGAAGCCTTGAACCCCCCACCGCCTGTAGATATGGTGGCGCCCTCACAATGGAAGTCACTGTCAACCGCATCTCTCCCGTCGTCATGGAGCTCTCGGTCCAGATCCCGGCCGACGCCGTGAAGTCGCAAGTCGACAAGGCCTATCTGACGCTCGGGAAGAAGGCCCACGTGAAAGGGTTCCGTCCGGGCAAGGCGCCGCGTGACGTGCTCTCGCGCCTCTTCGGCGCTCAGGTCGCGAACGACGTCGCGAACCAGATCGTCAACGACACGCTGCCGCGCGTGCTCTCGGACAAGAACCTGACGCCGGTGAACCAGCCGTCGGTCGAGCCGACGGAGGCCTTCGATCCGAAGAAGGCGTTCAGCTACAAGGCGACGTTCGAGGTCCAGCCCGACATCGAGGACGTGAAGTACGAGGGCTTCGAGCTCTTCAAGCCCAAGGTCGAGGTGCCGGACGAGGCGCTCGACAAGGAGCTCGAGGCGCTCCGCACGCGCAACGCCGCGCTCAAGGCGCCGGAGCCCGCGCGTCCGGCGAAGAAGGGCGACGTCGTCACGATCGACTTCACGCTCGGCGTCGACGGCAAGGAAGTGAAGGACGGCGGCGGCCAGGGCGTGCAGCTCGAGCTCGGCGCGGGCCAGGCGCTCCCCGAGATCGACGGCGCGCTCGACGGCAAGAGCGCCGGCGACAAGGTCACGGTCGAGCACACCTTCGCCGCCGACCACCCGCGCGACGACTTCCGCGGCAAGAAGGGCTCCTTCGACATCACGGTGTCGGACATCAAGGAGCGCGTCCCGCCGAACCTCGACGACGAGTTCGCGAAGGACCTCGGCTTCGACACGCTCATCGCGCTCCGCGCCGACGTGCACACCAAGCTCGAGAAGGCGTTCAAGGACCGCGCCGAGACGGCGGTCGCCGAGCAGATCGTGCAGAAGCTCAACGAGCAGAACCCCTGCGACGTCCCGCCCTCGCTCGTCGAGCAGCAGTGCCGGATCATGGAGCAGGAGGTCGTGATGCAGGCGCGCCGCGCGGGGCAGCGCTTCACGAAGGAGCAGGCGCAGACCCTCCACGACGCGATCCACAAGGACGCGGAGCGGAAGGTGCGCGCCGGCCTCCTCATGGCCGCGATCGCGAAGAAGAACGAGTTCAAGGTCACGGACGAGGACCTCGAGAAGGGCATGCAAGAGCTTGCGGCCGAGACGGGGAAGAACGTCGCCAAGCTCCGCGCCGAGTATCGCGAGAAGTCGAAGCGTGACATCCTCATCGGCATGATCCTCGAGGACAAGATCCTCGACTTCATCGAGGCGAAGTCGAAGATCACGGAAGGCGACCCGCCCGCGGCGGCGCCGGCATCCGAGTCCAAGGACTCCAAGGACGAAGAGAAGAAGGAAGGTTGATCGCGATGAAGAGGCCGGAGACGCGTGCGCAGGCGCTGAACGTTCTCGAGAGCAACAAGGAGCTGCTCGAGCAGACCCGGAGCGTGCTCATCCCGAACGTCGTCGAGACGACGCATCGCGGGGAGCGCGGCTGGAGCATCTTCGACCGGCTCCTCAAGGACCGCATCGTGTTTCTCTACGACGAGATCCACGACATGCTGGCGAACGTGATCATCGCCCAGTTCCTGTTCCTCGAGAGCGAGGACCCGGACAAGGAGATCATGGTCTACATCAACAGCCCCGGCGGCGTGGTGACCAGCGGCCTCGCGATCCACGACACGATGCAGTACGTCCGCTGCGACGTGTCGACGACGTGCCTCGGCATGGCGGCCTCGATGGCGGCGGTGCTCCTCGCGGCCGGCACGAAGGGCCGCCGCAACGCGCTCCCCAACGCGCGGATCATGATCCATCAGCCGATGGGCGGCGCACGTGGTCAGGCGTCGGACATCGAGATCCAGGCGCGCGAGATCCGGCACTTGAAGGAAGTG from the Labilithrix sp. genome contains:
- a CDS encoding SDR family oxidoreductase, whose translation is MRLKDKVALVTGASRGIGFASSVALAKEGATIVGTARTAKDLEALEKQVTSAGGKAKMFAGDATKSADVAAAVKGTIDAFGRIDILVNNVGIGGYRPFLDWTEEDYDRIMATNAKSTWLFSKEVIPHMLKQGGGNIVNLSSVAGLQGYPSEGIYCMSKFAQVALAQSLDREFYQKNIKVSLVCPGGVETHFAIGDGRTYDGANMKGFSTAEDVAEAVVLAVLPRDRTRVVNVILRPMNEMT
- the folD gene encoding bifunctional methylenetetrahydrofolate dehydrogenase/methenyltetrahydrofolate cyclohydrolase FolD produces the protein MAATILDGKKLAESVRADVAKGVQSFVAKHGRAPGLEVVLVGDDPASQVYTRNKEKAALEVGIRGKLHTLPGSTTESDLLALLDRLNGDDTVDGILVQLPLPKQIKEQRVLDAVRADKDVDGFHPTNAGLLASGRPALVPCTPRGSMKLIALAGTKLEGARAVVVGRSNIVGKPMGQLLLQANATVTIAHSKTKDLAAVCREADVLVVAVGRAEMVKGDWVKPGATVIDVGMNRVARPDDPAKTKLVGDVAYAEAAERAGAITPVPGGVGPMTIACLLENTLLAAKQRLGDES
- a CDS encoding ParB/RepB/Spo0J family partition protein; the encoded protein is MAAAKPAPTKPRALGRGLDALLPSAPPRNAEKTSRTDNGDRTVFTVPIEKLVPQKGQPRQHFAKEKLEELAASIKEHGVLEPLVVRRIPNQEKFEIIAGERRWRASQKAGLKDVLVVVKDVTPKYAFELAIIENVQREDLNPVELAESFDRLVKEHGYTQEALATRLGKDRTTIANSLRLLKLPPSVRSRVIAGDLTEGHARALLGADPGKIEDLAEKVVRGRLNVRAAEALVRGAKKGGKAGGGKAPGKTAAVRDLEQRMTRAAGTKVVLAPKSADGSKGEVTIPYEDLDHLDRILARVFKLS
- a CDS encoding ParA family protein is translated as MRQRSDCHVICVVNQKGGVGKTTTAVNLAASVAAAERRTLLVDMDPQGNASSAVGVRPGTQERTVYDVLIGQSELADVVVQTDVPTLFVAPATQDLVAAEIELVDDPKRATKLKDALDPVLGDYDYVFIDCPPSLGLLTLNALAATSSVLVPLQCEYFALEGLTHLMATIDRVKNGMNKDLDVLGVVLTMFDPRNNLAHQVADEVKKHFFVFDAVIPRNVRLSEAPSHGKPVLLYDASSKGAQGYLALAKELLSRHKRGATSTPKKKAAR
- a CDS encoding transcriptional regulator, which gives rise to MTVPKSYRSMQEFEREAIRPDLKYGFSLDDLMQDTTFEGSDLLFDDTVDEYDPDQEDDDDY
- the tig gene encoding trigger factor, which produces MEVTVNRISPVVMELSVQIPADAVKSQVDKAYLTLGKKAHVKGFRPGKAPRDVLSRLFGAQVANDVANQIVNDTLPRVLSDKNLTPVNQPSVEPTEAFDPKKAFSYKATFEVQPDIEDVKYEGFELFKPKVEVPDEALDKELEALRTRNAALKAPEPARPAKKGDVVTIDFTLGVDGKEVKDGGGQGVQLELGAGQALPEIDGALDGKSAGDKVTVEHTFAADHPRDDFRGKKGSFDITVSDIKERVPPNLDDEFAKDLGFDTLIALRADVHTKLEKAFKDRAETAVAEQIVQKLNEQNPCDVPPSLVEQQCRIMEQEVVMQARRAGQRFTKEQAQTLHDAIHKDAERKVRAGLLMAAIAKKNEFKVTDEDLEKGMQELAAETGKNVAKLRAEYREKSKRDILIGMILEDKILDFIEAKSKITEGDPPAAAPASESKDSKDEEKKEG
- a CDS encoding ATP-dependent Clp protease proteolytic subunit; translated protein: MKRPETRAQALNVLESNKELLEQTRSVLIPNVVETTHRGERGWSIFDRLLKDRIVFLYDEIHDMLANVIIAQFLFLESEDPDKEIMVYINSPGGVVTSGLAIHDTMQYVRCDVSTTCLGMAASMAAVLLAAGTKGRRNALPNARIMIHQPMGGARGQASDIEIQAREIRHLKEVLTEILTNATGKNKDQIHKDIDRDFYLSAAAAKEYGLIDNVMVAPKKKSDGTKEK